In Terriglobales bacterium, the following are encoded in one genomic region:
- a CDS encoding Gfo/Idh/MocA family oxidoreductase — MTIFDTSRRDFLRNLLFGTAALATTGLDLRAQEALAQNKGRKLGVALLGLGKYSSGQLGPALRETKLCYLAGVITGHPEKGEQWAATYNLNKKNIYSYDNMEQIAHNPDIDIVYVVTPPALHPEYTVRVAKAGKHVISEKPMATSVEGCDRMIAACKKAKVKLAVGYRLHYDLYHKEMMRLAKEQDFGPFMKMTGDRGFIFGQRAWRIDKKLAGGGPMMDLGIYIVHGACMAANGVAPVSVTAHEEPKTKPELFNEVEETIRWTMEFPNGAKCDAVTSFNHSADQFRIEGAKGWMEFKQHAFTYRGIVAETSRGPLNFTPINQQAAHMDDFADCILTGRETPVGGEMGRRDIQIISAIYEAARTGKPVKVKA, encoded by the coding sequence ATGACCATCTTCGATACCTCACGCCGCGACTTTTTGCGCAATCTTTTGTTCGGAACAGCGGCTCTGGCAACCACTGGACTTGATCTTCGTGCCCAGGAAGCGCTGGCACAAAACAAAGGCCGCAAGCTGGGCGTGGCGTTGCTCGGGCTGGGCAAATATTCCTCAGGCCAACTTGGGCCCGCTTTGCGTGAGACCAAGCTGTGCTACCTGGCCGGCGTAATTACCGGCCATCCAGAAAAGGGCGAGCAGTGGGCGGCAACCTATAACTTGAACAAGAAGAACATCTACAGCTACGACAATATGGAGCAGATTGCGCACAATCCAGATATTGATATTGTCTACGTTGTGACGCCGCCAGCGTTGCATCCTGAATATACCGTCCGAGTCGCAAAGGCGGGCAAGCACGTGATCTCGGAAAAACCGATGGCTACATCTGTCGAAGGCTGCGACCGGATGATTGCCGCTTGCAAGAAGGCGAAGGTTAAGTTGGCGGTTGGATACCGGCTGCATTACGACCTCTATCACAAAGAGATGATGCGGCTGGCGAAAGAACAGGACTTTGGTCCTTTCATGAAAATGACGGGCGACCGCGGATTCATTTTTGGCCAACGCGCGTGGCGAATTGATAAGAAGCTGGCGGGAGGCGGTCCGATGATGGACCTCGGCATCTACATTGTGCATGGAGCATGCATGGCCGCCAATGGAGTTGCGCCTGTCTCCGTAACCGCGCACGAGGAACCGAAGACCAAGCCCGAACTATTCAATGAAGTGGAAGAGACCATCCGTTGGACGATGGAATTCCCCAATGGCGCAAAATGCGATGCGGTCACAAGTTTCAATCACTCCGCCGATCAATTCCGCATTGAAGGCGCAAAGGGCTGGATGGAATTTAAGCAACATGCATTTACCTACCGCGGCATCGTGGCCGAAACCAGCCGCGGACCGCTGAATTTCACTCCCATCAATCAGCAGGCCGCCCATATGGATGACTTTGCCGATTGCATCCTCACCGGGCGCGAAACTCCCGTCGGAGGAGAGATGGGACGGCGCGATATACAGATCATCAGCGCCATCTATGAAGCTGCGCGCACGGGGAAACCAGTAAAGGTGAAGGCGTAG